The genomic stretch ATGCAAAAATAACGTAAGAAATTGCGAGCTTATCCATTAATTTCATTTTTGATTACCCAACAATGTGTTACATTAGCATCCGATATGGAAGATTCACAAGTAATATTACCCGAGATTGTTCAGGCAATCGAAAACGGTGACTTAGAACGCCTTAAAACGCTGTTCAAAGATCTTCACCCAAGTGATGTTGCTGAAATTGCCAATCAACTCTCCAGCGAACATGTTGCCGCTATTATTCGTTTTTTGCGTTTCCCAAGTGGAATTCACGTATTTGAACAGTTAGACTTGCAAACTCAAGCCAATGTTTTAAATCATTTAGGTAGAACTGAAACCGTTAATATTTTAGAAGAACTTTCCTCGGATGACCGGGTGGATTTGATTCAAAAACTTCCGGATCAAACTGTCAAAACTTTATTGCCTTTCATAGCACGTACGGAACGTGAAGAAATTAAAAAACTTTTACAGTACCAGGAAGATAGTGCTGGGGCACTGATGACCACAGAATATGTCAACATCCCAGTTGATATGAATGTAAAAAGCGCTTTGGCTCATATTAAGAAAGTCGCTCTGGATAAAGAAACCATTTATTATGTCTATGTTGTTGACAATGACCGCAGATTAATTGGTACGGTTTCCTTGCGTGATTTGGTTTTGGCAGATGATGAACTAAGCATTAGCAAGATTTTATCCAAAGACCCCATTGCTTTGTCAGTGGACAGTAGTTTAGAAGATGTGGTTAAAACTTTTGAAAAATATGACTTATTGGCCGTTCCTGTGGT from Oligoflexia bacterium encodes the following:
- the mgtE gene encoding magnesium transporter codes for the protein MEDSQVILPEIVQAIENGDLERLKTLFKDLHPSDVAEIANQLSSEHVAAIIRFLRFPSGIHVFEQLDLQTQANVLNHLGRTETVNILEELSSDDRVDLIQKLPDQTVKTLLPFIARTEREEIKKLLQYQEDSAGALMTTEYVNIPVDMNVKSALAHIKKVALDKETIYYVYVVDNDRRLIGTVSLRDLVLADDELSISKILSKDPIALSVDSSLEDVVKTFEKYDLLAVPVVDHEMKLVGIITHDDAFDTVIEENTEDAHRMGAMQPLEDPYFQSKIMDIVKKRGFWLMLLFLGQFFTFSALQYFESTMQKAVMLMFFVPLIISSGGNSGSQSVTLITRGLAVGDVKSKDFFKVLRRETLVGLLLGLFLSLIGIVWAHFIWGADLYLCIAVGISLISVVTFGALVGSLLPIIFKHLGQDPAIMSSPFVASIVDVIGIVIYFSVAKVLLDL